Proteins from a single region of Bdellovibrio bacteriovorus HD100:
- a CDS encoding M28 family peptidase, with the protein MKKVKVLLTSACIFSLISGLVACQMKDTKSAVSKTETAASGAFSNEPHTLVGEARQLTFTGPKSGEGYFSPDGKKMIFQSEREPGNPFYQMYILDLITGDTTRVSPGHGKTTCGWIHPSMKKVLYSSTHLDLETKKKTQEEYDNRKKAVKARYSWSFDDSYDVFSSDLSGKNIQRLTREKGYDAEGSYSPDGQWIAFASNRAGYSEKLEGEDKKLFEQDPSYMMDIYIMKADGTQVKRLTDSKGYDGGPFFSADGKKITWRRFSPNGSTAEIFTMNVDGSEQKQVTKLKSMSWAPYFHPSGDYIIFGSSVLGYHNFELFIVDAEGKKAPVRVTSDEGFDGLPVFTPDGNSLSWTHRNEKGDSQIFIAKWDDAQARKLLGLPAQDPAAGSLSPEVKVEDIKKWVYYLASPQLQGRGTGTGEEKIYTEKLAQLLKSWGLTGAGPKGSFFETFEFTSGVGLGAANSLEVVGSFKKKYTVSKDFEPVSFSKTGDFREAPVVFAGYGIKAPASDKEAEYNSYKGLDVKGKWVLVLSDLPANVPPQRRHYLNMYSRLQHKVTVAKNEGAVGVIVTNGPESGLPDKFGKIKFEGSLSESTLAVLRLSTPAAQEMIRYAGQDLISLQMKLDKGEALEGFAIPSAYIKAQVDLQFQKAQGINVVAKLAVPGAKSAVMIGAHGDHLGHGQFGSSLAKTGEAGKAHVGADDNASGVSGVMELAHYYANLKASKPGLLQKNIYFGIWSGEELGNLGSSHFTKNMAKHNITSYINMDMIGRFKDRVFLQGLGSADNWTRLAEEVGVRSAVPMIVQEDPYLPTDSLAFYLAGVPTANFFTGSHAEYHSPRDIPELVNYEGVARVLKAVASLTDLLVDTKLPMVKYVKVAGAQNRMEGRSFRVYLGTVPDYSQEGVKGVRISGASKDSPAEKAGLKDKDIITEFGGTKIENLYDYVYTLQSVKPNQETIMKVLRDGRILELKITPKLKE; encoded by the coding sequence ATGAAAAAAGTGAAAGTTCTTCTTACAAGTGCCTGCATTTTCTCGCTAATTTCCGGCCTGGTGGCGTGCCAGATGAAGGACACCAAGTCCGCTGTTTCCAAAACTGAGACTGCCGCCTCAGGGGCCTTTTCCAATGAGCCGCACACCTTGGTGGGGGAAGCCCGTCAGCTGACCTTCACAGGTCCTAAGTCAGGTGAAGGTTATTTCAGTCCGGACGGCAAAAAGATGATTTTTCAAAGTGAGCGTGAGCCCGGCAATCCGTTCTATCAGATGTATATTCTGGATCTGATCACCGGGGACACGACGCGAGTTTCTCCAGGTCACGGTAAAACCACCTGCGGCTGGATTCACCCGTCCATGAAGAAGGTGCTTTACTCTTCCACTCATCTGGATCTGGAGACGAAAAAGAAAACCCAGGAGGAATATGACAACCGCAAAAAAGCGGTTAAAGCCCGCTATTCCTGGAGCTTTGATGACAGCTACGACGTCTTCAGTTCTGATCTGAGCGGAAAAAACATCCAACGCCTGACCCGTGAAAAAGGCTACGATGCCGAGGGGTCTTATTCTCCGGATGGTCAATGGATCGCTTTTGCCTCCAATCGCGCCGGTTACAGCGAAAAACTGGAAGGGGAGGATAAGAAGCTGTTTGAGCAGGATCCTTCCTATATGATGGACATCTACATCATGAAAGCTGACGGCACCCAAGTGAAGCGTCTGACCGATTCCAAGGGTTATGATGGCGGTCCGTTCTTCAGTGCGGATGGCAAGAAAATCACTTGGCGACGCTTCTCCCCGAATGGGTCTACGGCTGAAATTTTCACCATGAACGTGGATGGTTCTGAGCAGAAACAAGTCACGAAGCTGAAGTCCATGTCCTGGGCTCCGTACTTCCATCCATCAGGGGATTACATCATCTTTGGTTCCAGTGTTCTGGGTTATCACAACTTTGAACTTTTCATCGTCGATGCAGAAGGCAAAAAAGCCCCAGTGCGTGTGACGTCGGATGAGGGTTTTGACGGCCTTCCGGTATTCACTCCGGATGGCAACAGTCTGTCCTGGACTCATCGAAATGAAAAGGGTGATTCGCAGATCTTTATCGCGAAGTGGGATGATGCTCAGGCCCGAAAGCTTTTGGGACTGCCAGCTCAGGATCCGGCGGCGGGCTCTTTGAGTCCGGAAGTGAAAGTCGAAGACATCAAGAAATGGGTTTACTATCTGGCCTCCCCGCAGCTTCAGGGGCGTGGCACTGGCACAGGCGAAGAAAAGATTTACACCGAAAAGCTCGCGCAACTCTTGAAGTCCTGGGGTTTGACGGGAGCAGGTCCGAAGGGGTCGTTCTTTGAAACCTTCGAATTCACTTCAGGTGTAGGTCTGGGTGCTGCCAACTCCCTTGAAGTGGTGGGTTCATTTAAAAAGAAATACACCGTTTCCAAAGATTTCGAGCCGGTGTCCTTCTCTAAAACCGGAGACTTCCGCGAAGCCCCGGTGGTGTTTGCAGGTTACGGCATTAAAGCTCCGGCCAGCGACAAAGAGGCTGAATACAACTCTTACAAAGGTCTGGATGTTAAAGGCAAATGGGTGCTGGTGTTGTCGGATCTTCCGGCGAATGTGCCTCCGCAACGTCGTCATTACTTAAATATGTATTCTCGTTTGCAGCACAAAGTGACGGTGGCAAAAAATGAAGGTGCCGTGGGTGTTATTGTGACCAACGGACCTGAAAGCGGTCTGCCGGATAAATTCGGCAAGATCAAATTTGAAGGGTCACTGTCTGAAAGCACTCTGGCCGTTTTGCGTCTGTCGACGCCGGCCGCGCAGGAGATGATTCGTTATGCCGGTCAGGATCTGATTTCTTTGCAGATGAAGCTGGATAAAGGCGAAGCACTTGAAGGTTTTGCGATTCCATCGGCCTATATCAAAGCGCAGGTGGATTTGCAGTTCCAGAAAGCTCAAGGCATCAATGTCGTGGCGAAATTGGCTGTGCCGGGTGCTAAGTCCGCCGTCATGATCGGTGCCCACGGGGATCACTTGGGTCACGGTCAATTCGGCAGCAGTCTGGCTAAAACCGGAGAAGCTGGTAAAGCCCATGTGGGCGCTGATGACAATGCTTCTGGTGTGTCCGGGGTGATGGAGCTTGCGCACTATTATGCAAATCTAAAAGCGTCGAAGCCGGGGCTGCTGCAGAAGAATATCTATTTCGGCATCTGGTCCGGCGAGGAATTGGGAAATCTGGGATCGTCCCATTTCACCAAAAACATGGCGAAACATAATATTACGTCCTATATCAACATGGACATGATCGGCCGATTCAAAGATCGCGTCTTTTTGCAGGGATTAGGGTCCGCGGACAACTGGACTCGTCTGGCGGAAGAAGTGGGCGTGCGCAGTGCGGTTCCAATGATCGTCCAAGAGGACCCGTATTTGCCAACGGATTCTTTGGCGTTCTATCTGGCTGGAGTTCCGACGGCGAACTTCTTTACAGGTTCCCATGCTGAATACCACAGTCCTCGGGATATTCCTGAGTTGGTGAACTATGAAGGTGTTGCCCGCGTATTAAAAGCCGTGGCAAGCCTGACGGACCTTTTGGTTGATACCAAACTGCCAATGGTGAAATACGTGAAAGTGGCCGGCGCTCAGAACCGCATGGAAGGCCGCAGCTTCCGGGTTTATTTGGGCACAGTGCCGGACTATTCCCAGGAAGGTGTTAAAGGGGTGCGAATTTCCGGTGCATCCAAAGACAGTCCTGCTGAGAAAGCGGGATTGAAAGACAAGGATATCATCACCGAGTTTGGCGGAACCAAGATTGAAAACCTGTATGACTATGTCTACACCCTGCAATCTGTGAAACCCAACCAGGAGACAATTATGAAAGTTCTTCGTGATGGCAGGATTCTGGAGCTGAAGATCACTCCGAAGCTGAAAGAATAG